One genomic segment of Amycolatopsis granulosa includes these proteins:
- a CDS encoding NUDIX hydrolase — MSGSAGRSGGGKPRRRSRRRRSRRMTTSVETSAGGLVLDPARNNAVLIGRLDRHGKLLWSLPKGHIEQGETKEQTAVREVKEETGISAQVLRPLGTIDYWFVADRRRVHKTVHHFLLEATGGELSDEDSEVTEVAWVPIADLETRLAYTDERKLVRKARELFGDGTRATEGVSE; from the coding sequence ATGTCTGGATCGGCCGGTCGCTCCGGCGGGGGTAAACCGCGGCGCCGGTCGCGCCGCCGACGCAGCCGGCGGATGACGACCTCCGTGGAGACCTCCGCCGGCGGCCTGGTGCTCGACCCCGCCCGGAACAACGCCGTCCTGATCGGCAGGCTGGACCGGCACGGCAAGCTCCTGTGGTCCCTGCCGAAGGGACACATCGAGCAGGGCGAGACGAAAGAGCAGACTGCGGTGCGCGAGGTGAAGGAGGAGACGGGCATCTCCGCGCAAGTGCTGCGGCCGCTCGGCACCATCGACTACTGGTTCGTGGCCGACCGGCGGCGGGTGCACAAGACGGTGCATCATTTCCTGCTGGAAGCCACCGGCGGCGAGCTGTCCGACGAGGACTCGGAGGTCACCGAGGTGGCCTGGGTGCCGATCGCCGACCTGGAAACCCGGCTCGCCTACACCGACGAGCGGAAGCTGGTCCGCAAGGCCAGGGAGCTGTTCGGCGACGGCACGCGAGCGACAGAAGGAGTGTCGGAGTGA
- a CDS encoding WXG100 family type VII secretion target — translation MTGPGTGHDMDPDTVRRGAGKFPHAGDLLKEAGEALKAALAAQGACWGHDESGQAFAKDYEPAAKNCVAAFTGLDQALKGVAKTVKSAADATEGTHKEAEKVIKRRGRI, via the coding sequence ATGACCGGACCCGGTACCGGCCATGACATGGACCCGGACACGGTCCGCCGCGGCGCGGGGAAGTTCCCGCACGCCGGCGACCTGCTCAAGGAAGCGGGCGAGGCGCTGAAGGCCGCGCTCGCCGCGCAGGGAGCCTGCTGGGGTCACGACGAGTCCGGCCAGGCGTTCGCGAAGGACTACGAGCCGGCGGCGAAGAACTGCGTAGCGGCCTTCACCGGTCTGGACCAGGCGCTGAAGGGCGTCGCGAAGACCGTCAAGTCGGCCGCGGACGCCACCGAAGGCACGCACAAGGAAGCCGAGAAGGTCATCAAGCGCCGGGGCCGGATCTGA
- a CDS encoding TNT domain-containing protein, whose translation MEPYRPLLVRIGTLARADAPAGWERIELHFRQIGDHAELEPIAFARGSGHTYPAAGELITAFGELRRAMSEPGAGAWLQARYALHPSGEFDLDVSTTARPWWQTPPDDLCAALEAELEAFPRAPEHLPDWWRRAAGLPLATTFRHARVVDSGDDGAPVLGRPPVPEDEVPALLRYLESQPAVLVGSGLGPDIFSGGSESDVPESYHTDGTWIWHASVPHYLRKYGTPPEPDFLAHIRGQDFQPPYVDKLTRRTAAADLLGRSRPRADPADALPTSGDIAAELETSTDPALEDAALLVVLAHRLAEHGVWPAAYRLASRADGAWCLNPTDRGWEVARYAGDVPVRPQYFERAEDAVQHLLGALLLHPARMTGGAETPLETSAELADWPIQPADGEPPLTLLRNKRVVRLPAATVVLRFGDESGNLVHHDETRFPATSLPIERDRAERRYRLRRTLAVVLGIAIPWANLPGGGVAYVLPKPLSEHLADGSLERIE comes from the coding sequence ATGGAGCCGTATCGCCCGTTGCTCGTGCGCATCGGCACGCTCGCCCGCGCCGACGCACCGGCCGGATGGGAACGCATCGAGCTGCACTTCCGCCAGATCGGTGACCACGCGGAGCTGGAGCCGATCGCGTTCGCCCGCGGTTCCGGACACACCTACCCGGCGGCGGGCGAGCTGATCACGGCGTTCGGCGAGCTGCGGCGGGCGATGTCCGAGCCGGGCGCGGGCGCCTGGCTCCAGGCCCGGTACGCGCTGCACCCGTCGGGCGAGTTCGACCTGGACGTCAGCACCACCGCCCGGCCGTGGTGGCAGACGCCGCCGGACGACCTGTGCGCCGCGCTCGAGGCAGAGCTGGAAGCGTTTCCCCGTGCCCCGGAGCACCTGCCGGACTGGTGGCGTCGCGCCGCCGGTTTGCCGCTGGCCACCACGTTCCGGCACGCCAGGGTGGTTGACTCCGGCGACGACGGCGCCCCGGTGCTGGGACGTCCGCCGGTGCCCGAGGACGAGGTCCCCGCGCTCCTGCGGTACCTGGAAAGCCAGCCCGCGGTGCTGGTCGGCAGCGGTCTCGGCCCGGACATCTTCAGCGGCGGCAGCGAGTCCGACGTGCCGGAGAGCTACCACACCGACGGCACGTGGATCTGGCACGCGTCGGTGCCGCACTACCTGCGCAAGTACGGCACGCCACCGGAGCCGGACTTCCTGGCGCACATCCGGGGCCAGGACTTCCAGCCACCCTATGTCGACAAGTTGACTCGGCGCACGGCGGCGGCTGATCTGCTCGGCCGGTCCCGGCCCAGGGCCGATCCCGCCGACGCATTGCCGACCAGCGGGGACATCGCGGCCGAACTGGAAACGAGCACCGATCCGGCACTGGAGGACGCTGCTCTGCTGGTGGTGCTGGCGCACCGGCTCGCCGAGCACGGCGTCTGGCCCGCCGCCTACCGGCTGGCCTCGCGTGCCGACGGCGCGTGGTGCCTGAACCCGACCGACCGCGGCTGGGAGGTCGCCCGCTACGCCGGTGACGTGCCGGTGCGCCCGCAGTACTTCGAGCGGGCCGAGGACGCTGTGCAACACCTGCTCGGCGCCCTGTTGCTGCACCCGGCACGGATGACCGGCGGAGCCGAGACACCGCTGGAGACCTCCGCCGAGCTCGCGGACTGGCCGATCCAGCCCGCCGACGGCGAACCGCCGCTGACCCTGCTGCGCAACAAGCGCGTCGTCCGCCTGCCCGCGGCGACGGTCGTGCTGCGCTTCGGCGACGAGAGCGGCAACCTGGTCCACCACGACGAGACCCGCTTCCCGGCGACCTCGCTGCCCATCGAGCGGGATCGCGCGGAGCGGCGCTACCGGCTCCGGCGCACCCTCGCGGTCGTGCTCGGCATCGCGATCCCCTGGGCGAACCTGCCCGGCGGTGGCGTCGCGTACGTCCTGCCGAAACCGCTGAGCGAGCACCTGGCCGACGGAAGCCTGGAAAGGATCGAGTAG
- a CDS encoding ADP-ribosylglycohydrolase family protein, with protein sequence MEAAEAVALVEGWLREVHGPGADLRVDHANLVRRPEGWYVPYNSTGYLDRGDPGERIVPPPALIVRAPEGDLRHASPVSGGLSIPAQYPGRDHWAELVDPEYAGAGLGRLGVPLAAVMGWRRYLPDGTETGDTRPNPEYRTGPGRRGYPMPWTTLDQLVEFRHVGWLDQRKFVIGLLEESVLVPLADGHVRHQSVRDGRRTVELWTSSRFFPPGSREWFLLDPVTLLDHVPEADLIIHGPWQLPVEVTTEEIRAAHAEFPRHGDKIEVTGECVEGSAELRRWAAGTAARIGLPEPVPLPVDAGDSARAHGFELTTDECYRVVTGRSWVRRMSMALPPRPPHDPSAFGLAPGYDDDGRPALRVDSFGKFAEVGQDTNFSWQRLLGAYVGFALGEALGVPVDRLSREEIVRAHGPDQLTDLVPAFSAPGQAGPLTQRLLFLTEAVLRGGVDAVPEATARWRHTQGEPVPDVAGWLPQLSELHAVRDPDPADLRSGPAVLLGALPGVLTVGGPGEVPFGASEAAVRAFAALPGSDESDLTFAVFLGLLLERSLERHFSPALWVSVGPVLRDREGPRWDAVRELAEQSVIAIPERGMYRIPDPEAIGDGLDTPSVLGRALAAVTGFENNPEVALLRAVNHSGRSALTGAVAGTLLGARNGVPGLPRQWVDQLELRPLIERVVTDVARRFDGIPEGEEQQRWLRRYPAIRP encoded by the coding sequence GTGGAAGCGGCAGAAGCGGTCGCGCTGGTCGAGGGGTGGCTGCGCGAGGTACACGGGCCGGGTGCGGACCTGCGCGTCGATCACGCCAATCTCGTCCGGCGCCCGGAAGGCTGGTACGTCCCCTACAACTCGACCGGCTACCTCGACCGCGGCGACCCCGGCGAGCGGATCGTCCCGCCACCGGCCCTCATCGTCCGTGCCCCGGAGGGCGACCTGCGGCACGCTTCGCCGGTCAGCGGCGGGCTGAGCATCCCCGCCCAGTACCCCGGCCGCGACCACTGGGCCGAGCTGGTCGACCCCGAGTACGCGGGCGCCGGCCTGGGCCGTCTCGGCGTGCCGCTCGCGGCGGTCATGGGCTGGCGGCGTTACCTGCCGGACGGCACCGAAACCGGCGATACCCGGCCCAACCCGGAGTACCGCACCGGCCCGGGCCGCCGGGGTTACCCGATGCCGTGGACCACGCTGGACCAGCTCGTCGAGTTCCGCCACGTCGGGTGGCTCGACCAGCGGAAGTTCGTCATCGGGTTGCTCGAGGAGAGCGTACTGGTGCCGCTGGCCGACGGACACGTGCGGCACCAGTCGGTCCGGGACGGCCGCCGGACGGTCGAGCTGTGGACGTCGTCGCGCTTCTTCCCGCCGGGCAGCCGCGAATGGTTCTTGCTGGACCCCGTCACGCTCCTCGACCACGTGCCGGAAGCCGACCTGATCATCCACGGCCCGTGGCAGCTGCCGGTCGAGGTGACCACCGAGGAGATCCGCGCGGCGCACGCGGAGTTCCCGCGCCACGGCGACAAGATCGAGGTCACCGGCGAGTGCGTGGAGGGCTCCGCGGAGCTGCGGCGCTGGGCCGCCGGCACCGCGGCCCGGATCGGCCTGCCCGAGCCGGTGCCGCTGCCCGTCGACGCGGGCGACAGCGCGCGTGCCCACGGCTTCGAGCTCACCACCGACGAGTGCTACCGGGTGGTCACCGGACGATCGTGGGTGCGGCGCATGAGCATGGCGCTGCCACCGCGGCCGCCGCACGACCCGAGCGCGTTCGGCCTGGCCCCGGGGTACGACGACGACGGCAGGCCCGCGCTGCGGGTGGATTCGTTCGGCAAGTTCGCCGAGGTCGGGCAGGACACCAACTTCAGCTGGCAGCGGCTGCTCGGCGCGTACGTGGGGTTCGCGCTGGGCGAGGCGCTCGGTGTGCCGGTGGACCGGCTCAGCCGGGAGGAAATCGTGCGCGCGCACGGGCCGGACCAACTGACCGACCTGGTCCCGGCGTTCTCCGCGCCCGGGCAGGCCGGGCCGCTCACCCAGCGGCTGCTGTTCCTCACCGAGGCGGTCCTGCGCGGCGGCGTGGACGCGGTGCCCGAGGCGACCGCCCGGTGGCGGCACACGCAGGGCGAGCCGGTACCGGACGTCGCGGGGTGGCTGCCGCAGCTGAGCGAGCTGCACGCCGTGCGTGACCCCGACCCGGCCGACCTGCGCTCGGGCCCGGCGGTGCTGCTCGGCGCCCTGCCCGGCGTGCTCACCGTCGGCGGCCCGGGTGAGGTGCCCTTCGGTGCGTCCGAGGCCGCGGTGCGGGCCTTCGCGGCGCTGCCCGGGTCGGACGAGAGCGACCTGACGTTCGCCGTGTTCCTCGGTCTGCTGCTCGAACGGTCGCTGGAACGCCATTTCAGCCCGGCGCTGTGGGTGTCGGTGGGGCCGGTGCTGCGGGACCGGGAGGGGCCGCGCTGGGACGCGGTGCGCGAGCTGGCCGAACAGTCGGTGATCGCGATCCCGGAGCGGGGCATGTACCGCATCCCCGACCCGGAGGCGATCGGCGACGGCCTGGACACGCCGTCCGTCCTGGGTCGCGCCCTCGCGGCGGTGACCGGGTTCGAGAACAACCCGGAGGTCGCGCTGCTGCGTGCGGTGAACCACTCCGGGCGCAGCGCGCTGACCGGTGCCGTCGCGGGCACGTTGCTCGGGGCACGCAACGGCGTGCCCGGCCTGCCGCGGCAATGGGTGGACCAGCTGGAGCTGCGTCCGCTGATCGAGCGGGTCGTCACCGACGTGGCCCGCAGGTTCGACGGGATCCCGGAGGGGGAGGAACAGCAGCGATGGCTTCGGCGCTATCCGGCGATCCGGCCGTGA
- a CDS encoding YbaB/EbfC family nucleoid-associated protein, whose translation MSTPGDDRAQKEARNAAMRETVDQLLDKFNQQTAQLREAQRAASELTAELSSPDGLVKVTVDAQGALADLTLAPTTFDRTRPEALARTIRDLVRRGMLQVKQEQAELFRPLTADLPDLAEFIEGAPSLAGLMPEIPDFLDPEREPEPAQDPESRPILRPATPPAPPAPKPVTRRPRPTTDDDEMPETWMTRGDR comes from the coding sequence GTGAGCACCCCGGGGGACGACCGCGCGCAGAAGGAAGCCCGCAACGCGGCGATGCGCGAGACCGTCGACCAGTTGCTGGACAAGTTCAACCAGCAGACCGCGCAGTTGCGTGAGGCGCAACGAGCCGCGTCCGAGCTGACCGCGGAACTGTCCTCCCCGGACGGTCTGGTCAAGGTCACCGTCGACGCCCAGGGCGCGCTCGCCGACCTCACCCTCGCGCCGACCACGTTCGACCGCACCCGGCCGGAAGCGCTGGCCCGCACGATCCGCGACCTCGTCCGGCGCGGGATGCTGCAGGTCAAGCAGGAGCAGGCGGAGCTGTTCCGGCCGCTCACCGCGGATCTGCCCGACCTTGCCGAGTTCATCGAGGGCGCCCCGTCGCTGGCCGGTCTCATGCCGGAGATCCCGGACTTCCTCGACCCCGAGCGGGAGCCGGAGCCTGCCCAGGACCCGGAATCCCGGCCGATCCTGCGCCCGGCCACCCCACCTGCTCCGCCCGCACCGAAACCGGTGACGCGTCGGCCGCGTCCAACGACCGACGACGACGAGATGCCGGAGACGTGGATGACGCGGGGTGACCGATGA
- a CDS encoding MFS transporter yields MAGFRTLLFTRFGAQFSDGMFRAGLAGAVLFNPERGADPLTIAGGFAVLLLPYSLIGPFAGALLDRWDRRRVLIVANLLRGTAIVATAVAVGFGSSGIELFVLALIVEGISRFVGSGLSASLPHVVPPGGLVTANALATTLGSLVAVLGGGAAIGLRALIGTGNSGSGWTTAAAMLPTLVAAAIARRFARGRLGPDTVDEPRDALLAVARGLIDGARAALAVPSVVAGFVALLAHRASYGISLLLTVLLLRYSFTDLGLLKAGLPGLGQLAAMAGAGILLAGLLTPRLVRRLGRRRTIPGALLLAAAAQAGLGLPMTLPTVLVASFVISSAGQVVKLCVDSAIQHDVPDEARGRVFSLYDTLLNITQVIAVSLAATVVPLTGRSVPLLLAATVVYLLGTTGYLVIARRSRTE; encoded by the coding sequence ATGGCGGGCTTCCGGACGCTGCTGTTCACCCGCTTCGGCGCGCAGTTCTCCGACGGCATGTTCCGCGCCGGGCTGGCCGGTGCGGTGCTGTTCAACCCCGAGCGCGGCGCCGATCCGCTGACCATCGCCGGCGGGTTCGCCGTCCTGCTGCTGCCGTACTCGCTGATCGGGCCGTTCGCGGGCGCACTGCTGGACCGCTGGGACCGCCGCCGCGTGCTGATCGTGGCCAACCTGCTGCGCGGCACCGCGATCGTGGCGACCGCCGTCGCCGTCGGGTTCGGCTCGTCCGGGATCGAACTGTTCGTGCTCGCGCTGATCGTCGAGGGCATCTCGCGGTTCGTCGGGTCCGGGCTGTCCGCGTCCCTGCCGCACGTCGTGCCGCCGGGCGGGCTGGTCACCGCCAACGCGCTGGCGACCACGCTGGGCTCGCTGGTCGCGGTCCTCGGCGGTGGCGCCGCGATCGGGCTGCGGGCGCTGATCGGCACCGGGAACAGCGGGTCCGGCTGGACGACGGCCGCCGCGATGCTGCCCACGCTGGTCGCGGCCGCGATCGCCCGCCGGTTCGCGCGCGGCCGCCTCGGGCCGGACACGGTCGACGAGCCACGCGACGCCCTCCTCGCGGTGGCGCGCGGCCTGATCGACGGCGCCCGGGCCGCCCTGGCGGTGCCGAGCGTCGTCGCCGGGTTCGTGGCGCTGCTCGCGCACCGCGCGTCCTACGGCATCTCGCTGCTGCTCACGGTGCTGCTGCTGCGGTACAGCTTCACCGACCTCGGCCTGCTCAAGGCCGGGCTGCCCGGGCTGGGCCAGCTCGCCGCGATGGCCGGCGCCGGCATCCTGCTCGCCGGTCTCCTCACGCCGCGGCTGGTCCGCCGGCTCGGCCGGCGCCGGACGATCCCCGGCGCGCTGCTGCTCGCCGCGGCCGCCCAGGCCGGGCTCGGCCTGCCGATGACCCTGCCGACGGTGCTGGTCGCGTCGTTCGTCATCAGCTCGGCCGGGCAGGTCGTCAAGCTCTGCGTGGACTCCGCCATCCAGCACGACGTGCCCGACGAGGCCCGCGGCCGGGTGTTCTCGCTCTACGACACGCTCCTCAACATCACGCAGGTGATCGCCGTCTCCCTCGCCGCGACGGTCGTGCCGCTGACCGGCCGGTCGGTGCCGCTGCTGCTCGCCGCCACCGTCGTGTACCTGCTCGGCACGACCGGTTACCTGGTCATCGCGCGCCGCTCGCGCACCGAGTGA
- a CDS encoding sensor histidine kinase — MSPPRAASYLGTLLRRGAPAMAGVTGGLDDLEVADPAPAAPLRRMRRIAGPVEPAAPDNLLLRATRYVAMVPLAYRILAVTGALVAFLADGHGGVVPVVAVAACLIAWNVFGLTWLFRSAPFHDRAAGRLLVLDVLGTIAANLVVAAAVPQPAFAAAMQVPGKHLLGAVALLTLALGAGYGLALLLLSVPLAGLAWLLNTGVFNVKQAFAGLPTMLGVLVTATGALILLGLGTRLALAYGIRHGREAERARQHRMLHDTVLQTLETIALPGTGSSEHQLSEIRRLARAQAIEVRQAIEGADGTGALGEKLAALAAEMARDGLRAQLVMAELDADTLSEVRQIAIRDAAREALRNTLKHSGTDRVVVRAEDRDGGVAVIIRDHGTGFDAADRPPGFGISQSITARVTEAGGQARVESSPGGGTRVTLWMPR; from the coding sequence ATGTCCCCACCGCGCGCGGCGAGTTACCTCGGCACCCTGCTGCGGCGCGGTGCACCCGCGATGGCCGGGGTGACCGGCGGGCTGGACGACCTCGAGGTCGCCGACCCCGCACCGGCCGCACCTCTGCGGAGGATGCGGCGGATCGCCGGCCCGGTCGAGCCGGCGGCTCCGGACAACCTGCTGCTACGGGCCACCCGGTACGTCGCGATGGTCCCCCTCGCCTACCGGATCCTGGCGGTGACCGGGGCGCTGGTGGCGTTCCTCGCCGACGGACACGGCGGCGTGGTGCCGGTGGTGGCGGTCGCCGCGTGCTTGATCGCGTGGAACGTGTTCGGGCTGACCTGGCTGTTCCGGTCCGCGCCGTTCCACGACCGCGCCGCCGGACGGTTGCTGGTGCTCGACGTGCTGGGCACCATCGCGGCGAACCTGGTGGTCGCGGCGGCCGTCCCGCAGCCGGCGTTCGCGGCGGCGATGCAGGTGCCGGGCAAGCACCTGCTCGGCGCGGTCGCGCTGCTCACCCTCGCGCTCGGCGCCGGCTACGGGCTGGCGTTGCTGCTGCTCAGCGTCCCGCTCGCGGGGCTGGCCTGGCTCCTGAACACCGGCGTGTTCAACGTGAAACAAGCCTTCGCCGGGCTGCCGACGATGCTCGGGGTGCTCGTCACCGCGACGGGCGCGCTGATCCTGCTCGGCCTCGGCACCCGGCTGGCGCTCGCCTACGGCATCCGGCACGGCCGCGAGGCCGAGCGGGCGCGGCAGCACCGGATGCTGCACGACACGGTGCTGCAAACACTGGAGACGATCGCGTTGCCCGGCACGGGCAGCAGCGAACACCAGCTCAGCGAGATCCGGCGACTGGCCCGCGCGCAGGCGATCGAGGTGCGGCAGGCGATCGAAGGCGCGGACGGGACCGGCGCCCTCGGCGAGAAGCTGGCGGCCCTGGCCGCGGAGATGGCGCGCGACGGGCTGCGCGCCCAGCTGGTGATGGCGGAGCTGGACGCGGACACCCTGAGCGAGGTGCGGCAGATCGCGATCCGGGACGCGGCGCGCGAGGCGTTGCGGAACACGCTGAAGCATTCCGGCACCGACCGGGTCGTCGTCCGCGCGGAAGACCGGGACGGTGGCGTCGCGGTGATCATCCGCGACCACGGCACCGGCTTCGACGCGGCGGACCGTCCACCGGGCTTCGGCATCAGCCAGTCGATCACGGCCCGCGTCACCGAGGCGGGTGGTCAGGCCCGGGTCGAGTCCAGCCCCGGCGGCGGCACTCGCGTGACGCTCTGGATGCCGCGATGA
- a CDS encoding glycohydrolase toxin TNT-related protein, with product MRYRVELAHRPDGLHAVWRGRVFPAERSSADGTVLLVTPPGEDAPAGFDEEFSGRPARVVPEADVAAAFSLQTHCLFDDDLYRIAPGEGLTLRWNGTDEVRARQLGLREFTTTATEAGITAIWQERHDFATGPRPPVEAAPQDLVRDIARQLRTVVPDGWERIAAQFRQVGNYAEIEVRAAGEGESVSLPASPRLGQLFSDLRAAMYQPGAGTWCTGTLTLVAPAEFSFGYDSAAEPNWRRSPAGRPTAGSYDAELARFPRERDQVPDWLAARAGLPVHVSFRHVAVVDAPGEPPVVNRRALPPEEARAVFDYLFRAPVAVSAPNRLPDLFAPAGPPDTPDAFHTDGVWIWAAAVPHYLRKYGLPPQPELIEHIRAQGYRVPSVPVHLRAAAEAELLGKPLPPQPDAGDVDAVTRTERGEDPPHGLRASEVLTVLERRLAEYGIAPSAYRIGERADGAWSLRRTEQGWEVTAPNGAAAATCTRVEEAARFLLGSLLLYPVRVVDDSGEWPVAPLRGEPPLTLYRAKRLVTLPVGTTVVRFGAETGNLLHEEHARFAETSLLPEREAQRARYRVARPLRVLTGVTLPWGVLPGGAVAYFLPHPVGQHVETGALERL from the coding sequence GTGCGGTATCGAGTCGAGCTGGCGCATCGCCCGGACGGGTTGCACGCCGTGTGGCGGGGGCGCGTCTTCCCCGCGGAACGCTCCAGCGCGGACGGGACCGTCCTGCTCGTGACGCCACCCGGCGAGGATGCGCCCGCCGGCTTCGACGAGGAATTCTCCGGCCGGCCGGCGCGGGTCGTGCCGGAAGCCGACGTCGCCGCGGCGTTCAGCCTGCAGACGCACTGCCTCTTCGACGACGACCTCTACCGCATCGCCCCGGGGGAAGGGCTGACCCTGCGCTGGAACGGGACCGACGAGGTCCGCGCGCGGCAGCTCGGGTTGCGCGAGTTCACCACCACGGCGACGGAAGCCGGGATCACCGCGATCTGGCAGGAACGGCACGACTTCGCGACCGGGCCGCGCCCGCCCGTCGAGGCCGCCCCCCAGGACCTGGTGCGCGACATCGCGCGGCAGCTGCGCACGGTCGTCCCGGACGGCTGGGAGCGCATCGCGGCGCAGTTCCGCCAGGTCGGGAACTACGCCGAGATCGAGGTGCGCGCGGCCGGCGAGGGCGAGTCGGTGTCGCTGCCCGCGTCGCCACGGCTCGGGCAGCTGTTCAGCGATCTGCGGGCCGCGATGTACCAGCCGGGTGCGGGCACCTGGTGCACGGGCACCTTGACGCTGGTGGCGCCCGCCGAATTCAGCTTCGGCTACGACTCGGCCGCGGAACCGAACTGGCGGCGGAGCCCGGCCGGCCGCCCGACAGCCGGCTCGTACGACGCCGAGCTGGCGCGGTTCCCGCGCGAACGCGACCAGGTTCCGGACTGGCTGGCGGCGAGGGCCGGGCTGCCGGTCCACGTGTCGTTCCGGCACGTGGCCGTCGTGGACGCACCGGGCGAGCCGCCGGTGGTCAACCGGCGGGCCCTGCCGCCGGAAGAGGCCCGCGCCGTGTTCGACTACCTCTTCCGCGCACCGGTGGCGGTGAGCGCACCGAACCGGCTGCCCGACCTGTTCGCCCCCGCCGGCCCGCCGGACACGCCGGACGCCTTCCACACCGACGGGGTGTGGATCTGGGCCGCCGCGGTACCGCACTACCTGCGGAAATACGGACTGCCGCCGCAACCGGAGCTGATCGAGCACATCCGTGCGCAGGGCTACCGGGTGCCGAGCGTGCCCGTGCACCTGCGGGCCGCGGCGGAGGCCGAGCTGCTGGGCAAACCGCTGCCACCGCAACCGGACGCCGGGGACGTCGACGCGGTGACGCGCACCGAGCGCGGCGAGGACCCGCCGCACGGGTTGCGGGCCTCGGAGGTGCTGACGGTGCTGGAGCGACGGCTCGCCGAGTACGGGATCGCGCCGTCGGCGTACCGGATCGGTGAGCGGGCCGACGGCGCCTGGAGCCTGCGGCGGACGGAGCAGGGCTGGGAGGTCACGGCCCCGAACGGTGCGGCTGCGGCGACGTGCACGCGGGTCGAGGAGGCGGCGCGGTTCCTGCTCGGTTCGCTGCTGCTCTACCCGGTGCGGGTGGTGGACGATTCGGGCGAGTGGCCGGTCGCGCCGCTGCGCGGCGAGCCCCCGCTGACGCTCTACCGCGCGAAGCGGCTGGTCACGCTGCCCGTGGGAACGACGGTGGTCCGGTTCGGCGCCGAGACGGGGAACCTGCTGCACGAGGAGCACGCGCGGTTCGCCGAGACGTCCCTGCTGCCGGAGCGGGAGGCGCAACGGGCGCGGTACCGCGTGGCGCGTCCGCTGCGCGTGCTGACCGGCGTGACCTTGCCGTGGGGGGTGCTGCCCGGCGGCGCGGTGGCGTACTTCCTGCCGCACCCCGTCGGACAGCACGTCGAGACCGGCGCGCTGGAGCGGCTCTAG
- a CDS encoding CCA tRNA nucleotidyltransferase, which yields MNELTAKRNAVTELMRISPLADELAGLFATAGHRLYLVGGSVRDALLGRLSADLDFTTDARPEQILRIVRGWADGVWEAGIAFGTVGVTKRGSTLEITTFRADVYDRVSRNPEVTFGDTIEGDLKRRDFTVNAMAIDLSTKQFVDPHDGMDALRKKVLDTPATPEESFADDPLRMLRAARFAAQLGFAPAPRVVTAMTEMAGELERITAERVQTELSKLLLGRFPRRGLELMVDTGLADHVLPEVPGMRLAIDEHHQHKDVYQHSLTVLEQAIALERRDDPDAEPDLVLRLAALLHDIGKPATRRFEPGGGVSFHHHEVVGAKMARKRLRALKYPKQIIEDVGQLVFLHLRFHGYGKGEWTDSAVRRYVTDAGPLLPRLHKLVRADSTTRNKRKAAALQRTYDELEERIARIQAEEDLAKVRPDLDGNEIMKILGLPPGPMVGRAWKHLKELRLDRGPLDHDEAVAELHRWAAENGL from the coding sequence GTGAACGAGCTGACCGCGAAACGGAACGCGGTGACCGAGCTGATGCGGATCTCGCCGCTCGCCGACGAGCTGGCCGGGCTGTTCGCGACGGCCGGTCACCGGTTGTACCTGGTCGGCGGCAGTGTGCGGGACGCGCTGCTGGGCCGCCTGTCCGCCGACCTCGACTTCACCACCGACGCCCGCCCGGAGCAGATCCTGAGGATCGTCCGCGGCTGGGCCGACGGCGTGTGGGAGGCGGGTATCGCCTTCGGCACGGTCGGCGTGACCAAGCGCGGGTCGACGCTGGAGATCACCACGTTCCGCGCGGACGTCTACGACCGGGTCAGCCGCAATCCCGAGGTGACCTTCGGCGACACGATCGAGGGTGACCTCAAGCGCCGCGACTTCACCGTCAACGCGATGGCGATCGACTTGTCGACCAAGCAGTTCGTCGACCCGCACGACGGGATGGACGCGCTGCGGAAGAAGGTGCTCGACACCCCGGCTACTCCGGAGGAGTCCTTCGCCGACGACCCGCTGCGCATGCTGCGTGCCGCGCGGTTCGCCGCCCAGCTCGGCTTCGCGCCCGCGCCGCGCGTGGTGACCGCGATGACCGAGATGGCCGGCGAGCTCGAGCGCATCACCGCCGAGCGGGTGCAGACCGAGCTGTCGAAGCTGCTCCTCGGCCGGTTCCCGCGCCGCGGCCTGGAGCTGATGGTCGACACCGGACTGGCCGACCACGTCCTGCCCGAGGTGCCCGGCATGCGGCTGGCCATCGACGAGCACCACCAGCACAAGGACGTCTACCAGCACTCGCTCACCGTGCTGGAACAGGCGATCGCGCTGGAACGGCGGGACGACCCGGACGCCGAGCCCGACCTGGTGCTCCGGCTGGCGGCGCTGCTGCACGACATCGGCAAGCCGGCCACCCGCCGGTTCGAGCCGGGCGGCGGGGTGAGCTTCCACCACCACGAGGTGGTCGGCGCGAAGATGGCCCGCAAGCGTTTGCGCGCCCTGAAGTACCCGAAGCAGATCATCGAGGACGTCGGTCAGCTCGTGTTCCTCCACCTGCGGTTCCACGGCTACGGCAAGGGCGAGTGGACCGACTCGGCGGTCCGCCGGTACGTGACCGACGCCGGTCCCCTGCTCCCCCGGCTGCACAAGCTGGTGCGCGCGGACTCCACCACCCGCAACAAGCGCAAGGCGGCCGCGCTGCAGCGCACCTACGACGAGCTCGAGGAGCGGATCGCACGCATCCAGGCGGAGGAGGACCTCGCCAAGGTGCGGCCCGACCTCGACGGCAACGAGATCATGAAGATCCTCGGCCTGCCGCCCGGCCCCATGGTCGGCAGGGCGTGGAAGCACCTGAAGGAGCTGCGGCTGGACCGCGGCCCGCTCGACCACGACGAGGCGGTCGCCGAGCTGCACCGCTGGGCCGCGGAGAACGGGCTGTAA